One genomic region from Halomicrobium zhouii encodes:
- a CDS encoding DUF7321 family protein encodes MQGLSPAAISTVVLVAVTLSLPCFLYGAYYIIETEPVTWGVLMHHLKFVVTGLILTTVPLVFWMAPRLPDQFGGLSALHAILGLQAYAMLAFGFTGIVRIFRAKFEHDLYEEYDEDVLLDEIGGPTMSHWRSRVRIGVFGYVIFWILAYVVGVARFVIRYVY; translated from the coding sequence ATGCAGGGCCTCTCGCCGGCCGCAATCTCGACGGTCGTGCTCGTCGCCGTCACACTGAGCCTGCCCTGCTTCCTCTACGGCGCCTACTACATCATCGAGACGGAGCCGGTCACCTGGGGCGTGCTGATGCACCACCTCAAGTTCGTCGTCACCGGCCTGATCCTGACGACCGTCCCGCTGGTCTTCTGGATGGCCCCGCGACTGCCAGACCAGTTCGGCGGCCTCTCGGCGCTGCACGCCATCCTCGGTCTGCAGGCCTACGCCATGCTCGCGTTCGGTTTCACCGGCATCGTCCGCATCTTCCGCGCGAAGTTCGAACACGACCTCTACGAGGAGTACGACGAGGACGTGCTGCTCGACGAGATCGGCGGGCCGACGATGAGCCACTGGCGCTCCCGCGTCCGCATCGGCGTCTTCGGCTACGTCATCTTCTGGATACTTGCGTACGTTGTCGGCGTCGCCCGGTTCGTCATCCGCTACGTGTACTGA